A stretch of Oreochromis aureus strain Israel breed Guangdong linkage group 11, ZZ_aureus, whole genome shotgun sequence DNA encodes these proteins:
- the zgc:101716 gene encoding uncharacterized protein C8orf76, giving the protein MEILGSTFDDSVFSEVRDRVCVSLSSYSAKLCEPEWFCDSAALDTEDSLEKQKVYKFRGDLAVRQGNYQKALEAYSNCLQWIADNNLTIRRDVMEGMARCCTRLGQRDRALELAQLLSKDASNTCHLTSLLLLKVSIYEHFGAVGSKMSSLQQLCSLLPFNPWHWFSLGQMCLQLLDRNRTTESFSSESCKSTDEQEDREGHQEETAELNEDRVWLKACTCFIRTRLLLRILRQQQSSFVLQRSERVLQMTEEALQRLNPKQETLQALTEVMSEDLIPEKMREDYQDGESLTSVSLHSFRQRWWNKILLTGVLETDGQQHETQYPHAAVLTVYKGAHRQEGSEEPAEDGSDKQHSECGRH; this is encoded by the exons TGGTTTTGTGACAGTGCTGCTCTGGATACTGAAGATTCTCTGGAGAAGCAGAAAGTCTACAAGTTCAGAGGTGACCTGGCTGTGAGACAAGGAAACTATCAG AAAGCCTTGGAGGCGTACAGCAACTGCCTGCAGTGGATCGCTGACAACAACCTGACCATTAGACGAGATGTAATGGAGGGGATGGCCCGATGCTGCACCAGACtgggacagagagacagagcgcTGGAGTTGGCCCAGTTACTG AGCAAAGACGCCTCCAACACCTGTCACCTAACCAGCCTCCTGCTGCTCAAG GTCAGCATCTACGAGCATTTTGGAGCTGTAGGATCAAAGATGTCgtctctgcagcagctgtgtagCCTGCTGCCCTTTAACCCCTGGCACTGGTTCAGCCTGGGACAGATGTGTTTGCAGCTGCTGGACAGAAACAGAACCACAG aATCCTTCTCCTCTGAGAGCTGCAAATCAACAGATGAGCAGGAGGACAGAGAGGGGCATCAGGAGGAGACCGCAGAGCTCAACGAGGACAGAGTCTGGCTCAAAGCTTGCACTTGTTTCATCAGGACAAG ACTCCTGTTGAGAATCCTACGACAGCAGCAGTCCTCCTTTGTGCTTCAGCGTAGTGAAAGAGTCCTACAGATGACAGAAGAGGCGTTACAGCGGCTAAACCCCAAACAAGAAACCCTGCAGGCTCTCACTGAG GTGATGTCAGAGGACCTGATCCCAGAGAAGATGAGGGAGGACTACCAGGATGGGGAGAGCCTGACCAGTGTCTCTTTGCACAGCTTCAGACAGCGCTGGTGGAATAAGATCTTACTGACAGGCGTGTTAGAGACTGACGGGCAGCAGCATGAAACACAATATCCTCATGCTGCAGTGTTGACTGTTTACAAAGGTGCACACAGACAGGAAGGAAGTGAAGAACCAGCTGAAGATGGTTCAGACAAGCAGCACAGTGAATGTGGTCGTCATTAA
- the LOC116314933 gene encoding uncharacterized protein LOC116314933 isoform X2, with protein MLWSLLFITLIGRSTQQDPGCSPGWETIKLDDKVAFQSSDATNYYGVKYTADRALDGNYLTCSENLNDHISWWTVDLLGLYEISCITIYNINQSNIDLSGARILIGNSSERNAADTTECATINTKTSRENNTFNCENEPKWGRYVTVYKDTPGFVILCEVTMKGRKKEPFKLIKENKTWEDALYHCREEHMDLVSILDEETQGWVGLEAQKADTPFVWLGLQYICGFGFWIWVNDQCVFFDQWAPDETRTADCSTRAAMNKGGNHLWYKKSVYDKYNFICAV; from the exons ATGCTGTGGAGTCTGTTGTTCATCACTTTGATTG GAAGATCAACTCAACAGGATCCAG GATGTAGTCCAGGCTGGGAAACTATCAAACTGGATGACAAAGTGGCATTTCAGTCTTCAGACGCCACAAATTATTATGGTGTCAAATACACTGCTGACAGAGCTTTGGATGGAAACTATTTGACATGTTCTGAAAATTTAAATGATCACATCAGCTGGTGGACAGTTGACTTATTGGGTCTATATGAAATTTCCTGCATCACTATTTACAACATAAATCAATCAAATATTGATCTAAGTGGTGCTCGGATCCTCATCGGGAACTCATCTGAGAGAAATGCTGCTGACACCACTGA GTGTGCAACAATCAACACAAAGACTAGTAgagaaaataatacatttaactGTGAAAATGAACCAAAGTGGGGGCGTTATGTAACTGTGTACAAAGACACACCAGGGTTTGTAATTCTGTGTGAGGTGACgatgaaaggcagaaaaaaag agccatttaaactgattaaagagaaCAAGACATGGGAAGACGCCCTGTACCACTGCAGAGAGGAACACATGGATCTGGTTTCCATCCTTGATGAAGAGACCCAGGGCTGGGTTGGGTTGGAGGCTCAGAAGGCTGACACTCCCTTTGTCTGGCTGGGCCTTCAATACATCTGTGGCTTCGGCTTCTGGATCTGGGTCAACGATCAGTGTGTATTTTTTGATCAGTGGGCTCCAGATGAGACAAGAACAGCAGACTGTAGCACGAGGGCTGCCATGAATAAAGGTGGGAACCATCTGTGGTACAAGAAGTCTGTTTATGATAAATATAATTTCATCTGTGCAGTGTAA
- the LOC116314933 gene encoding uncharacterized protein LOC116314933 isoform X1 — MLWSLLFITLIGRSTQQDPVTSSGCSPGWETIKLDDKVAFQSSDATNYYGVKYTADRALDGNYLTCSENLNDHISWWTVDLLGLYEISCITIYNINQSNIDLSGARILIGNSSERNAADTTECATINTKTSRENNTFNCENEPKWGRYVTVYKDTPGFVILCEVTMKGRKKEPFKLIKENKTWEDALYHCREEHMDLVSILDEETQGWVGLEAQKADTPFVWLGLQYICGFGFWIWVNDQCVFFDQWAPDETRTADCSTRAAMNKGGNHLWYKKSVYDKYNFICAV; from the exons ATGCTGTGGAGTCTGTTGTTCATCACTTTGATTG GAAGATCAACTCAACAGGATCCAG TTACATCATCAGGATGTAGTCCAGGCTGGGAAACTATCAAACTGGATGACAAAGTGGCATTTCAGTCTTCAGACGCCACAAATTATTATGGTGTCAAATACACTGCTGACAGAGCTTTGGATGGAAACTATTTGACATGTTCTGAAAATTTAAATGATCACATCAGCTGGTGGACAGTTGACTTATTGGGTCTATATGAAATTTCCTGCATCACTATTTACAACATAAATCAATCAAATATTGATCTAAGTGGTGCTCGGATCCTCATCGGGAACTCATCTGAGAGAAATGCTGCTGACACCACTGA GTGTGCAACAATCAACACAAAGACTAGTAgagaaaataatacatttaactGTGAAAATGAACCAAAGTGGGGGCGTTATGTAACTGTGTACAAAGACACACCAGGGTTTGTAATTCTGTGTGAGGTGACgatgaaaggcagaaaaaaag agccatttaaactgattaaagagaaCAAGACATGGGAAGACGCCCTGTACCACTGCAGAGAGGAACACATGGATCTGGTTTCCATCCTTGATGAAGAGACCCAGGGCTGGGTTGGGTTGGAGGCTCAGAAGGCTGACACTCCCTTTGTCTGGCTGGGCCTTCAATACATCTGTGGCTTCGGCTTCTGGATCTGGGTCAACGATCAGTGTGTATTTTTTGATCAGTGGGCTCCAGATGAGACAAGAACAGCAGACTGTAGCACGAGGGCTGCCATGAATAAAGGTGGGAACCATCTGTGGTACAAGAAGTCTGTTTATGATAAATATAATTTCATCTGTGCAGTGTAA
- the LOC116314933 gene encoding snaclec agglucetin subunit beta-1-like isoform X3 yields the protein MLWSLLFITLIGRSTQQDPVTSSGCSPGWETIKLDDKVAFQSSVYTDVNGCATINTTTRGENKTFNCENEPKWGRYVTVYKDTPGFVILCEETMKGRNKEPFKLIKENKTWEDALYHCREEHMDLVSILDKETQGWVGLEAQKADTPFVWLGLHYICGFDFWIWVNDQCVFFDQWAPDETRTADCSTRAAMNTNGNHLWYKKSVYDKYNFICAV from the exons ATGCTGTGGAGTCTGTTGTTCATCACTTTGATTG GAAGATCAACTCAACAGGATCCAG TTACATCATCAGGATGTAGTCCCGGCTGGGAAACTATCAAACTGGATGACAAAGTTGCATTTCAGTCTTCAGTCTACACAGATGTGAATGG GTGTGCAACAATCAACACAACTACTagaggagaaaataaaacatttaactgTGAAAATGAACCAAAGTGGGGGCGTTATGTAACTGTGTACAAAGACACACCAGGGTTTGTAATTCTGTGTGAGGAGACGATGAAAGGCAGAAacaaag agccatttaaactgattaaagagaaCAAGACATGGGAAGACGCCCTGTACCACTGCAGAGAGGAACACATGGATCTGGTTTCCATCCTTGATAAAGAGACCCAGGGCTGGGTTGGGTTGGAGGCTCAGAAGGCTGACACTCCCTTTGTCTGGCTGGGTCTTCACTACATCTGTGGGTTCGACTTCTGGATCTGGGTCAACGATCAGTGTGTATTTTTTGATCAGTGGGCTCCAGATGAGACAAGAACAGCAGACTGTAGCACGAGGGCTGCCATGAATACAAATGGGAACCATCTGTGGTACAAGAAGTCTGTTTATGATAAATATAATTTCATCTGTGCAGTGTAA